Part of the Nitrospinota bacterium genome, CAACTGGATTTACGGGGCCATCAAGGGACCGAAGGCGCCGGAAAATCCCTGGCGCTCCGCGTCGCTTGAATGGACGCACGCGGCCAGCCCTCCGCCGCATGGCAACTTCCCCGCGCCCGTGACCGTTTCCTCTGATTGGACGCCGTACAACTACAAATAAACGTTTTCCAAACGGAGCCGTATAGGCGGGAGCTGTGAAAGGCTCCCGCTTTTTTTTTGGTTCTTCCCGGCGGGCGGCCCATAATCCATTTAGGGCAATAATCCGCGGGGGAACTGCCCGGAAGTTGCGGGGACAGGCTTTCCGCGCACTTAACAATGGGATTGATTTTATTTCCCCAAAACCCTATATTGACCATGAACCGGGTTGCTCAATTATTTTCTTGATTTGGGTGTTGCTAGTTGTGGTATATTCCACAAATGACGTGCGATATGGCTTATGAAGGATGTTGCACCGATAAAAAAGGTGCGGGGTTTAAAGTTCTCTAAATTTAACATTTTTGGAATTAGGGGGGGTGATAGCAGATGAAAATAAAGTCAATGGGTTTTGCTTTCGTGTTTGCTCTGGTCTCAATGGTCTTTTTGGCTCAGACCGCGGTTGCCGAATTGGGCAACGGTTCCACCAACAAAGACTGCTTGCAGGTTGGCACGATAACCAAACTGGGAAATCGTGAGCTTACGATTGCTACCAAATTCGAAAAGGATAGCAAGACGTACACCATGAAGTTGCATCCCGATGCATACGTGATGACCGGCGACAGAGGCGTCTTCAAAAAGTTTGCGGAATTGAAGGGCGGCGAGCTGGTTGCGGTGTACGGATGGAATCTGACCGGCAATGACTATGTGGCCAGAAGGATCGTTATTCTGGATTCTAACAGCTACCTGATTAAACGGCTTGACGCTGATGCCAAGGCCGGCGTTTATTACAAGCACGAAAAATAACGGAGGGGGTGGTAACTCTTGAAAAAAAAGCTATTTTCTTTATTGACTCTTTCCGCCGCGCTGGTTGCCCTTAACCTGCCCGCGGAAGCGAAAAAGACTATCCTTACGGATAAAGACGCGCGCGACTGGCACGTCGTTGCCCCGCAGGATAGCGATTACCCGTTGCGCGACTACGCCATCCTGTACGATGCAGGCGGCACTGACGGCGCCCTCGGGGTTATAGGTATTCCTTCCATGAAGACGTACCGCCACATCAAGTGCGGCACCGACCTTCACAACTTCCCGTTCTCCGGCTCCAACGCGGGTAACAACAACGGTACGCCCGATGGCAAGTACCTGTATGTTTCCGACAAGGGCGCGGACACGATCGCTGAAGTGAACCTGCAGACCGGCTGGGTGGAGCGCCTTTTCGCTTTGCCGAAACCGTTCGGCATTCACCACAGCGCGGCTTTGTCCCCTAACGGCAAATACCTGTTTGCCACCGGCGAACTCACCGGCAAAATGCTGAAACTGCGGCTTTCCGACGGCGCGACGACGGTTCTTGATATACCGCCGGCCCCCAGCGCACCGGACTACCCGGATACCAGCAAAGACGGAAAGTACGTCTTCTCGGGCAACTACTATCACTCCGCGGTCATGGTGTTCAGCCAGGATCCGTTCAAGCTGATCAAGGAAATCCCGGTCGGAAAAAATCCGCACGGCACCAACGTCAGCCCGACGAACCGGATGGTATCGGTTTGCGACAAGCTCTCCGCCACGATCTCCATCATCGACGTGGATCAACTGCGCGTGCGCAAGGTTATTCCGGTAGGCGCCGGTCCCCTGCACAACCAGTTCGACACCCTCGGGAAATACGTCTACAACTCCTGCTTCGTGTCGGACTCCACTTCGAAGACCGACGTGATGCGTATGCAGTTGGTTGACGAATTCCCGATCCACTACCGCTGCGGTCACAACTCGAT contains:
- a CDS encoding beta-propeller fold lactonase family protein, which produces MKKKLFSLLTLSAALVALNLPAEAKKTILTDKDARDWHVVAPQDSDYPLRDYAILYDAGGTDGALGVIGIPSMKTYRHIKCGTDLHNFPFSGSNAGNNNGTPDGKYLYVSDKGADTIAEVNLQTGWVERLFALPKPFGIHHSAALSPNGKYLFATGELTGKMLKLRLSDGATTVLDIPPAPSAPDYPDTSKDGKYVFSGNYYHSAVMVFSQDPFKLIKEIPVGKNPHGTNVSPTNRMVSVCDKLSATISIIDVDQLRVRKVIPVGAGPLHNQFDTLGKYVYNSCFVSDSTSKTDVMRMQLVDEFPIHYRCGHNSIAPDDAYYMSQNKFSTGLFTPTGIIFAVNFEEQDIDETSPTYGKSVKLMPVDGEPHEGRQIFATYIQRWNTGKGEDLFEKGYDLGDYHVSFGEKGRPGLPANQHPQLEPVHTADSNRTWIPRDDGKPGVTKEGDVYVVRVKGFSYGYVPRFIHVPKGAKVRLIYTNIDKAAGLTKNPDVTMGFTAAGYYGPRTMVFAVRGMSAVNEFVADKAGEFEYYCQQFCGPLHLEMRGTLFVDPPGGKASMGVGDYDEMSKQETMLAPQEHKWIVGTNKLMNTLQEGKEPVI